The following coding sequences are from one Candidatus Borkfalkia ceftriaxoniphila window:
- a CDS encoding DUF362 domain-containing protein — MAHTISDECISCGACADTCPVNAISQGDSQYVIDPDVCIDCGACEDGCPVSAIKPE, encoded by the coding sequence ATGGCACATACCATTTCTGATGAGTGCATTTCTTGCGGCGCCTGTGCAGACACCTGCCCCGTGAACGCAATTTCGCAGGGGGATTCTCAATACGTGATCGATCCGGACGTCTGCATCGACTGCGGCGCGTGCGAAGACGGTTGCCCCGTTTCCGCGATCAAACCGGAATAA